The region ATGTCAAGGCACTATCTAGAAACGTAATGAAGGCTTTCTTGAGCCATTTTACCCTCTTTTTCTATCTTTATAAAGTAGACGAGTCTATTGgcaattaatatatttaaaaaaaaaacattttcaaCACAGCtcaaaaaatagtaaaaagtataatattttttaaggaACAAATTAATCTATTgaataataacaattaCACGATTCATTCacgtttatatttttatttttatctatatcCAACAATATGTTGACATTTCTTGATTTGTTGCTTGTTTGtgatatgtatatattcccagataaataattatcatcATTGTTGTTATtagttataatatttgcAATATTGTAATTtgggaaatatatatgtaaaagtGTTTGTTTCCAATGCGTTTTTTCAGATAAAATACTTGTTGATAATGTGACAACATTACCTGATTTgctcatattatttatttcatatgtatttttCATGCTTTCACTATATGAAAACATATGAAACTCacaatcaaaataaaaacataatgTCGTTACCATTTTATCAggattaatttttattttaaattttgaattaacatataaatgatcgtttttattaaatgtgtacatatttatagttGCAAACTTAACTATATCAgtagatatattatttttatcagcATTTACGATTTTAGCAGTTTGTACAAATTGTTTACTATTTGGTTTAAGCTGTGAAAAGTTTTTGTTATACATAGGTTTATcccatattaaaaaattattatttatataatctgAATCATTATACCCCGCTAAATATAAGTGTACAATGTTTGGGAAAATATATCCATCttcttttaaatacatatatttagcatatattatagtaTTTATCATAcattcataaaataaaaaatacccCATCCATtctgaaataataatatcaaattttaatatttttaattcgctagttatattatttgtttttttataattttcgaTATTTTcgcttttatttatataatatatatttttttcctccttgtcaatatatatgtcaTGGTCTTCTAATTTTCcctgaaataaatatatatttttagcaTGGTTCtcttttgttattttttgggctttatttaatattttttctgcATTATCTATACCAACAACTATCTTAGCATAATCAGagcaaaataaagatatgaTAGAAGACCCACAACCTATATCTAAGACAATTTTatctttaaatatttctttatttttagttaTAAATTCATAATAACTATTTGTTCGAACTTTATCAAGGATCATAGTTCTGTGTATACTCGTATGGTTATAACTATCGAAATAGTAATCATCTGTGCTCTTcgttttatcattattattcttttcaTTCCTATTTTCGTCGTCGCTTCCTGGATGGTTTGCAACATTACTGCACATGTCGTAATCTTCGTCGCTGCATATATGGCTTTTATCGCTAGAATTATAATTACGAgaactatttattttttttcctactctcgtattattattttccataattttgttgataccataatattttgtattatctaatacatttttatcaaatattttattatcttctATGTGCTCATTTTTGGTTTCTATACTTTGCTctctatttattattatatctcttttaataatttcattaattaaatGCTTTATGATTTTTTCCATACTACTAACTTTTTTGCATAAACTTTTTACTTGttcgtttttattttcaaatgtGCTTACAAATTTGTCTACTAGCTCATTTGTATCATTTGTTtcgttatatatattatcgaATATTTCATCATCATCTTTGTTTACAATTGTATTTACTAAAtgattaatattaatattgttcATGCTTGATAATattcccttttttatattattagcattttttttcgttgcAGAAAAATTGGAATCTtgcatattatttgaatcaataataaaattggatgagatatttttattacctTCTTCACTATTATTAGCAATACCATTATTGATTGTGCTTAATTTGTCTGACAAAGGTGTAATATCtacttcattttttttatcgaTATTGTTGTAATTATTCATAGAGACTGATTTTATATCAAGATTTTTGGTTTTCTTATAATCATCAAGCATATCATCAGGGTCAAGAGATTCACTTTTATCTGAATAAGCATAAACTGAATTTGTATCGTCACtagaaaaataagaatCGTCATCTGAAGAGTTAACTATAAATTCGTTAAGTTTTAACTTTAATGTTTGGTCATAAACAAGGGGTGTATTGTTATAAATAGTATTGATACTGtcatctttttcatttctgCTTTGAGACATTATATCAAATTGTagattaaaattgttaaaaGTTTCTGCATTTATATCCCATAATAATctatcattattaattattggttttaaaaaaaagtttaaatatgtttcattattttgtattaataaagaaatatcatgttttaaaaatatatcatgatattttttaacatttaaattgtttaatTGACACCATCTTAggaaattaattaatataatatttttatattcgtccttgaaatataatacattaaTATCTTTActtaacaaatatataacaacaTTTCGtgtttttttacttttgtAGTTATCACATAAACTATATGCATACTCATCATCCACAAATTCgtcttttcttttattttgtgaATCATCATTCGCTGTTGCAATTATATTATCTATCTTCTCAGTTATTTCTTGGATCTcgatattttcttctttcaTTTTAGTATATTATTAGAAAATGTATGCAATGTTTTTTTGCTAGTTACATATAATTCATACCTTTTATggtgtttatatatttttgtatccTTATATATTGAATAGTTTTCACAATCTTACCATCTATAGAATTATAttaagtatttttttaaaagctAATTACAGTTGTTTTGGCTTGTATCAAAccaaattatatttttttttaattttattataaaatatatcactctttattatatatattttttggtaTTTCTCCATTGAACAAATAACAAATTACTaatttgatataaataaattaatatattttccaaaaaaaaatatatagataatgCCGACTAGCAGCATGCAAATTCATAGGGGCACactatattttaaagaattGTATGTTactcatttatttttagtaatttttattttaaattaattttataatagctttttatttttttttttggtattttcaagttatatttataaaattaacaacgtattttaattttacaaaattgcCAACagtaatatttaaaaagaaatgcaaaaaaataaaaatatgttagaGCATATTATGGCATTTCAtaaatgttaataatatattcgaTCAATATACAcccaaaaatatatagcagTTTGAAACTGCAAATATGccaatataatatgtatatatgtaatatgcTTATGTGAAGCCGATATTCCATTAAATTACATAGGAATTAAAACTAACATATACATTGCAAAGCAATtggaaataattaaaaacaaaatatcaCAATaccaaaaaatgtaatagtGTTTTTTTCCATGCTTGGGGCGATTTCGCCATTTCTAtggttttgtttttattcttttaaaaagaCCCATCAAATCCAATAAAACCAgttagtaaaaaaatagggAAATAAACTTTCTTCTCAATTTTTGAACACCAATTCCAAGCGGATGTCAATCGGCCATCAATGC is a window of Plasmodium vinckei vinckei genome assembly, chromosome: PVVCY_14 DNA encoding:
- a CDS encoding histone-arginine methyltransferase CARM1, putative, encoding MKEENIEIQEITEKIDNIIATANDDSQNKRKDEFVDDEYAYSLCDNYKSKKTRNVVIYLLSKDINVLYFKDEYKNIILINFLRWCQLNNLNVKKYHDIFLKHDISLLIQNNETYLNFFLKPIINNDRLLWDINAETFNNFNLQFDIMSQSRNEKDDSINTIYNNTPLVYDQTLKLKLNEFIVNSSDDDSYFSSDDTNSVYAYSDKSESLDPDDMLDDYKKTKNLDIKSVSMNNYNNIDKKNEVDITPLSDKLSTINNGIANNSEEGNKNISSNFIIDSNNMQDSNFSATKKNANNIKKGILSSMNNININHLVNTIVNKDDDEIFDNIYNETNDTNELVDKFVSTFENKNEQVKSLCKKVSSMEKIIKHLINEIIKRDIIINREQSIETKNEHIEDNKIFDKNVLDNTKYYGINKIMENNNTRVGKKINSSRNYNSSDKSHICSDEDYDMCSNVANHPGSDDENRNEKNNNDKTKSTDDYYFDSYNHTSIHRTMILDKVRTNSYYEFITKNKEIFKDKIVLDIGCGSSIISLFCSDYAKIVVGIDNAEKILNKAQKITKENHAKNIYLFQGKLEDHDIYIDKEEKNIYYINKSENIENYKKTNNITSELKILKFDIIISEWMGYFLFYECMINTIIYAKYMYLKEDGYIFPNIVHLYLAGYNDSDYINNNFLIWDKPMYNKNFSQLKPNSKQFVQTAKIVNADKNNISTDIVKFATINMYTFNKNDHLYVNSKFKIKINPDKMVTTLCFYFDCEFHMFSYSESMKNTYEINNMSKSGNVVTLSTSILSEKTHWKQTLLHIYFPNYNIANIITNNNNDDNYLSGNIYISQTSNKSRNVNILLDIDKNKNINVNESCNCYYSID